The following are encoded together in the Salvia hispanica cultivar TCC Black 2014 chromosome 6, UniMelb_Shisp_WGS_1.0, whole genome shotgun sequence genome:
- the LOC125197053 gene encoding putative nuclease HARBI1 — MEMVQGLFGALDGTHVNVLVSNSDKPRYRTRKGSIATNTLAVCDRNMQFVYILPGWEGSAGDSRVLRDALSRMNGFRVPQGCYYLCDSAYANCNSFLTPYKGVWYHLKEWGVGEAAPQDHKELFNMRHSKARNIIERAFAVLKMRWGVLRSASFYPIQTQIRLIMACFLLHNFIRREMTVDPVEATVDADSPPVVQGENYVAHNYVDCVETSPEWTALRDAIAMEMWNTR; from the exons ATGGAAATGGTTCAAg GGTTGTTTGGTGCCTTGGATGGTACTCATGTCAATGTGTTGGTTAGTAACAGCGATAAACCCCGATATCGCACACGAAAAGGGTCCATTGCGACAAATACTTTAGCTGTATGTGATAGAAATATGCAGTTCGTCTACATACTGCCTGGTTGGGAAGGGTCTGCAGGGGATTCAAGAGTGCTAAGGGATGCCTTATCTAGGATGAATGGGTTCAGAGTCCCTCAGG GTTGTTACTATCTTTGCGACAGCGCATACGCTAATTGCAACAGCTTCTTGACGCCGTACAAAGGGGTGTGGTACCACCTCAAAGAATGGGGTGTTGGCGAGGCAGCTCCACAGGACCATAAAGAACTGTTTAACATGCGTCATAGCAAGGCTCGAAACATTATTGAGCGAGCCTTCGCTGTCCTGAAAATGCGCTGGGGGGTTTTGCGCAGTGCGTCCTTTTAcccaattcaaacacaaatcAGATTGATCATGGCTTGTTTCCttcttcataatttcataCGCCGTGAGATGACGGTGGATCCAGTAGAAGCCACTGTCGATGCTGATAGTCCACCAGTCGTTCAAGGAGAAAATTATGTCGCTCACAACTACGTTGACTGTGTCGAAACATCACCCGAATGGACTGCTCTACGTGACGCCATAGCCATGGAGATGTGGAATACTAGATAG
- the LOC125192079 gene encoding transcription initiation factor TFIID subunit 5-like yields the protein MDQEEIDKVVLAYLDKRGFKQAGLALQQEKQQNSKGSNASSTAQIDPDIAKQILSLSEVDGPAQYQEGYSKLRSWAYSSLDQYQHELVRVLYPVFIHAFMDLVAKGHIQEARSFFNSFRGDHEVMHTRDLQKLEGVLSPSHLEEMEFAHSLRQSKVGIKICQYSYDLLLQYLHKSQSITMLGIVNEHINFQVSPGQPSSIADDAEYVTFFGSEQDAANLINQKEIHWGLLEDTLEERLEKMGAPNMDSDKADGEGELEENKKRSDGGKQGTTPKKLKKDKVVVGATAKAHRSDSVAASGAPRVKPELALPEIPVEVEQSILEDLRNRVQLSSMALPSVSLYTFINTHDSLNCASISHDGSLVAGGFSDSSLKVWDMAKLGKQNVTSPLQGENDLATNEPSSSAGGRNYTLFRGHAGPVHSATFSPFGDFILSSSSDSTIRLWSSKLNANLVCYKGHNYPVWDVKFSPLGHYFASASHDRTARIWSMDRVHPLRIMAGHLSDVDCVQWHANCNYLATGSSDKTVRLWDVQSGECVRIFIGHRSMILSLAMSPDGRYMASGDEDGAIMMWDLASGRCVAPLVGHGSCIWSLAFSCEGSLLASGSADCTVKIWDVATSSRVPKSDENGKNGNVSRLRSLKTLPTKSTPVYALQFSRRNLLFAAGALSKQS from the exons ATGGATCAAGAAGAGATCGATAAAGTGGTACTCGCGTACTTGGACAAGAGGGGTTTCAAGCAAGCGGGCCTCGCTCTTCAGCAAGAGAAGCAGCAAAACAGTAAAGGCAGCAACGCCTCCTCCACTGCGCAGATTGATCCTGATATTGCGAAacaaattctctctctctctga AGTGGATGGTCCCGCTCAGTACCAGGAAGGTTATAGCAAGCTACGGTCTTGGGCTTATAGTTCTCTGGATCAGTACCAG CACGAGTTGGTTAGAGTCTTGTATCCAGTATTTATCCATGCATTCATGGATCTTGTTGCAAAGGGTCATATCCAAGAAG CCCGATCTTTTTTTAATAGCTTTCGAGGAGACCATGAAGTCATGCATACACGCGACCTTCAAAAGTTAGAAGGTGTTCTTTCTCCCTCACATCTGGAG GAAATGGAATTTGCACATTCTCTAAGACAGAGCAAAGTTGGCATCAAGATTTGCCAA tatTCCTATGATCTACTTCTACAATACTTGCACAAATCTCAATCAATTACAATGCTTGGGATTGTCAATGAACACATCAACTTTCAAG TTTCTCCTGGGCAACCGAGCTCCATTGCTGATGATGCTGAATACGTCACGTTTTTTGGAAGTGAACAGGACGCTGCTAATTTAATTAACCAGAAAGAAATTCACTGGGGG TTGCTTGAAGATACTTTGGAAGAAAGGTTGGAAAAGATGGGGGCGCCAAATATGGATTCCGACAAAGCAGATGGAGAAGGTGAACTGGAAGAAAATAAG AAAAGGTCTGATGGTGGCAAGCAAGGCACTACACCCAAAAAGTTGAAAAAGGATAAGGTTGTTGTTGGTGCCACAGCAAAAGCTCATCGTTCTGATAGTGTTGCTGCGTCTGGAGCACCACGTGTAAAACCTGAGCTAGCATTGCCAGAAAT ACCAGTAGAGGTGGAACAGTCTATCCTTGAAGATTTGAGAAACCGTGTGCAGCTGAGTAGCATGGCATTGCCTTCTGTTAGCTTATATACTTTCATCAACACTCATGACAG CTTGAATTGTGCTTCAATATCTCATGATGGGTCATTGGTAGCTGGTGGATTTTCAGACTCATCATTGAAG GTTTGGGACATGGCAAAGCTTGGGAAACAGAATGTAACCT CTCCTTTGCAGGGTGAAAATGATTTGGCTACCAATGAGCCAAGCTCAAGTGCTGGGGGAAGAAATTACACATTATTTCGAGGTCACGCTGGTCCTGTGCATTCTGCCACTTTTAGTCCGTTTGGTGATTTCATTCTGTCTTCTTCATCAGATTCTACAA TTCGACTATGGAGCTCAAAACTGAATGCAAATCTTGTCTGCTACAAGGGTCATAATTACCCTGTATGGGATGTAAAG TTTAGTCCACTTGGCCACTATTTTGCTAGTGCTTCACATGATCGCACGGCAAGGATCTGGTCAATGGACAGAGTGCATCCTCTAAGGATAATGGCAGGTCATTTATCTGATGTGGAT TGTGTGCAATGGCATGCAAATTGCAACTATCTTGCTACCGGATCTAGTGATAAAACAGTGCGCCTATGGGATGTCCAGAGTGGCGAATGTGTTAGAATATTCATTGGTCACAGAAGTATGATCTTAAGTTTGGCAATGTCACCTGATGGTCGCTATATGGCATCTGGTGACGAAGATGGTGCGATAATGATGTGGGATCTCGCATCTGGTCGCTGCGTTGCCCCATTAGTCGGTCATGGCTCTTGCATTTGGTCACTGGCTTTCAG CTGTGAAGGTTCGCTTCTAGCTTCTGGTTCTGCTGATTGCACGGTGAAAATATGGGATGTAGCTACAAGCTCAAGAGTGCCAAAATCAGATGAGAA TGGCAAAAATGGAAACGTAAGCAGACTGAGATCTCTGAAAACTTTGCCCACCAAATCTACTCCCGTTTATGCTCTGCAG TTCTCCAGAAGAAACCTTTTATTTGCTGCCGGCGCTCTCTCAAAGCAGTCGTAG